One part of the Arthrobacter sp. EM1 genome encodes these proteins:
- a CDS encoding SDR family NAD(P)-dependent oxidoreductase encodes MDLSNRRGIITGAGQGIGQALALEFAARGAHLLLVGRREETLKETAALVQAAGGSAEILVQDLSMPGAVDRVVEAVVAWDAVDLLINNAGNVRAGRLELSSEVDVRSMIDLNLTAPLLLTRALLPQLRASGTARDSIVLNISSGIALVGMPFYAVYAATKAGLARFGESLRRELHGTGVHVATVYPGATDTAMMSTQNAGADQGWERRTVEAVITDLMAGLLAGDHEINTAPESRRSMQRLNVEDPMAVDAALAPGLDALEASVRDHRSI; translated from the coding sequence ATGGATCTCAGCAACCGCCGAGGCATCATCACCGGCGCAGGTCAGGGCATCGGCCAGGCCCTGGCCCTCGAGTTCGCCGCCCGCGGTGCGCACTTGTTGCTCGTGGGCCGTAGGGAAGAAACGCTGAAGGAAACCGCTGCTCTGGTTCAAGCCGCCGGCGGCAGTGCCGAAATCCTTGTGCAGGACCTGAGCATGCCGGGCGCCGTGGACCGGGTGGTCGAGGCAGTCGTGGCGTGGGATGCCGTGGACTTGCTGATCAACAACGCCGGTAACGTCCGGGCGGGCCGCCTGGAGCTCTCCAGCGAGGTGGATGTGCGCTCGATGATCGACCTGAATCTCACCGCGCCGCTGCTGCTGACCCGGGCCCTCCTGCCGCAACTGCGGGCCAGCGGCACAGCGAGGGACAGTATTGTGCTCAATATTTCCAGTGGCATCGCGCTGGTGGGTATGCCGTTCTACGCTGTTTACGCTGCCACAAAGGCCGGGCTGGCACGCTTCGGGGAATCGTTGCGGCGTGAACTGCACGGCACCGGCGTGCACGTGGCCACGGTGTATCCGGGGGCGACGGACACCGCGATGATGTCCACCCAGAACGCCGGTGCTGATCAGGGCTGGGAGCGCCGGACAGTCGAGGCAGTCATCACGGACCTCATGGCCGGGCTTCTTGCCGGTGACCACGAAATCAACACGGCGCCCGAAAGCCGCCGCAGCATGCAGCGGCTCAATGTCGAGGACCCGATGGCAGTCGATGCGGCGTTGGCGCCCGGACTTGATGCCTTGGAAGCTTCAGTCCGGGACCATCGCAGCATCTAA